One genomic segment of Anguilla anguilla isolate fAngAng1 chromosome 2, fAngAng1.pri, whole genome shotgun sequence includes these proteins:
- the mgrn1a gene encoding probable E3 ubiquitin-protein ligase MGRN1 isoform X2, with amino-acid sequence MGSILSRRIAGVEDIDIQANSAYRYPPKSGNYFASHFFMGGEKFDTPHPEGYLFGENMDLNFLGNRPVQFPYVTPAPHEAVKTLRSLVNIRKDSLRLVRYKDDADSPTEEGGKPRVLYSVEFTFDADARVAITIYCQAFEEFTNGMALYNPKNPTMVSETVHYKRGVSQQFSLPSFKIDFSEWKEEELNFDLDRGVFPMVIQAVVDEGDEVTGHAHVLLAAFERHVDGSFSVKPLKQKQIVDRVSYLLQEIYGIENKNNQETKPSDDENSDNSNECVVCLSDLRDTLILPCRHLCLCNSCADTLRYQANNCPICRLPFRALLQIRAVRKKPGALSPVSFSPVLAQTMEHDDHSTSDNIPPGFEPISLLEALNGLRSVSPSIPSAPLYDEINFSGGMGEPLPLSGRPLGSAERSADAGLQKGKVSKSPDSTLRSPSSPIQEEDEEKLSEVSDAQPHALLSSSLASTEATAAEEAPESVTPDEEDRPRSVTEILQDCSSEHSCLTKTDSDPPVELSLPALGPDSCSIGIEE; translated from the exons ATGGGCTCAATACTCAGCCGGAGAATTGCTGGTGTTGAGGATATTGATATCCAAGCCAATTCAGCGTACAGATACCCTCCCAAATCCG gaaactATTTTGCCAGTCACTTTTTCATGGGAGGGGAAAAGTTTGACACTCCACACCCCGAGGGGTACTTGTTTGGAGAAAACATGGACCTGAACTTCCTTGGAAACAGGCCTGTGCAG TTCCCTTATGTGACGCCCGCGCCACACGAGGCTGTGAAGACCCTGAGGAGCCTGGTCAACATCAGGAAGGACTCTCTGCGCCTGGTCAG GTACAAGGATGACGCTGACAGCCCTacagaggaaggagggaagCCCAGGGTGCTGTACAGCGTGGAGTTCACCTTCGACGCCGACGCCCGTGTGGCCATTACCATATACTGCCAAGCCTTCGAGGAATTCACCAATGGAATGGCACT GTACAACCCCAAGAATCCCACGATGGTATCAGAAACGGTGCACTACAAGAGAGGAGTAAGCCAGCAGTTCTCGCTGCCTTCCTTCAAAATCGATTTCTCGgagtggaaggaggaggag ctCAACTTTGATTTGGACAGAGGAGTCTTCCCCATGGTGATCCAGGCAGTAGTGGATGAAGGGGATG AAGTCACGGGGCATGCACATGTACTGCTGGCCGCCTTTGAAAGA CATGTTGATGGCAGTTTCTCGGTAAAGCCTTTAAAGCAGAAGCAAATA GTGGACCGTGTGAGCTACCTGCTGCAGGAGATCTATGGGATTGAAAACAAGAACAACCAAGAAACAAAG CCATCGGACGATGAGAACAGCGACAACAGCAACGAGTGCGTGGTGTGCCTGTCGGACCTGCGCGACACCCTCATCCTGCCCTGCAGACACCTGTGCCTGTGCAACTCCTGCGCAGACACGCTGCGCTACCAGGCCAACAACTGCCCCATCTGCAGACTGC ccttCCGAGCCCTGCTCCAAATCCGCGCGGTGAGGAAGAAGCCCGGGGCACTCTCCCCCGTGTCCTTCAGCCCCGTCCTGGCGCAGACCATGGAGCACGACGACCACTCG ACCTCAGACAACATCCCCCCGGGCTTTGAGCCCATCTCCCTGCTGGAGGCCCTGAACGGGCTGCGCTCCGTGTCCCCCTCCATCCCCTCGGCCCCCCTTTACGACGAAATCAACTTCTCGGGGGGCATGGGAGAGCCCCTGCCTCTGTCCGGCCGGCCGCTGGGCTCGGCGGAGCGCTCCGCGGACGCTGGGCTGCAGAAGGGGAAGGTTAGCAAGTCACCTGACAG CACCCTGAGGTCCCCGTCGTCCCCCATccaggaggaggatgaggaaaaGCTCTCAGAGGTCTCTGACGCACAGCCTCACGCTCTGCTGTCCAGCAGCCTCGCTTCAACTGAG GCCACAGCAGCTGAAGAAGCTCCAGAGTCGGTCACCCCGGATGAAG AGGACCGGCCGCGCTCTGTGACCGAGATCCTTCAGGACTGCAGCAGCGAGCACAGCTGCCTGACCAAGACCGACAGCGACCCGCCCGTGGAGCTGTCTCTGCCAG CCCTAGGCCCCGACTCCTGCTCTATCGGTATTGAGGAGTAA
- the mgrn1a gene encoding probable E3 ubiquitin-protein ligase MGRN1 isoform X1, whose translation MGSILSRRIAGVEDIDIQANSAYRYPPKSGNYFASHFFMGGEKFDTPHPEGYLFGENMDLNFLGNRPVQFPYVTPAPHEAVKTLRSLVNIRKDSLRLVRYKDDADSPTEEGGKPRVLYSVEFTFDADARVAITIYCQAFEEFTNGMALYNPKNPTMVSETVHYKRGVSQQFSLPSFKIDFSEWKEEELNFDLDRGVFPMVIQAVVDEGDEVTGHAHVLLAAFERHVDGSFSVKPLKQKQIVDRVSYLLQEIYGIENKNNQETKPSDDENSDNSNECVVCLSDLRDTLILPCRHLCLCNSCADTLRYQANNCPICRLPFRALLQIRAVRKKPGALSPVSFSPVLAQTMEHDDHSTSDNIPPGFEPISLLEALNGLRSVSPSIPSAPLYDEINFSGGMGEPLPLSGRPLGSAERSADAGLQKGKVSKSPDSTLRSPSSPIQEEDEEKLSEVSDAQPHALLSSSLASTEATAAEEAPESVTPDEEDRPRSVTEILQDCSSEHSCLTKTDSDPPVELSLPGSSESTESLKSQSTNSSSQPLLCPPSSLHIEDEQLTP comes from the exons ATGGGCTCAATACTCAGCCGGAGAATTGCTGGTGTTGAGGATATTGATATCCAAGCCAATTCAGCGTACAGATACCCTCCCAAATCCG gaaactATTTTGCCAGTCACTTTTTCATGGGAGGGGAAAAGTTTGACACTCCACACCCCGAGGGGTACTTGTTTGGAGAAAACATGGACCTGAACTTCCTTGGAAACAGGCCTGTGCAG TTCCCTTATGTGACGCCCGCGCCACACGAGGCTGTGAAGACCCTGAGGAGCCTGGTCAACATCAGGAAGGACTCTCTGCGCCTGGTCAG GTACAAGGATGACGCTGACAGCCCTacagaggaaggagggaagCCCAGGGTGCTGTACAGCGTGGAGTTCACCTTCGACGCCGACGCCCGTGTGGCCATTACCATATACTGCCAAGCCTTCGAGGAATTCACCAATGGAATGGCACT GTACAACCCCAAGAATCCCACGATGGTATCAGAAACGGTGCACTACAAGAGAGGAGTAAGCCAGCAGTTCTCGCTGCCTTCCTTCAAAATCGATTTCTCGgagtggaaggaggaggag ctCAACTTTGATTTGGACAGAGGAGTCTTCCCCATGGTGATCCAGGCAGTAGTGGATGAAGGGGATG AAGTCACGGGGCATGCACATGTACTGCTGGCCGCCTTTGAAAGA CATGTTGATGGCAGTTTCTCGGTAAAGCCTTTAAAGCAGAAGCAAATA GTGGACCGTGTGAGCTACCTGCTGCAGGAGATCTATGGGATTGAAAACAAGAACAACCAAGAAACAAAG CCATCGGACGATGAGAACAGCGACAACAGCAACGAGTGCGTGGTGTGCCTGTCGGACCTGCGCGACACCCTCATCCTGCCCTGCAGACACCTGTGCCTGTGCAACTCCTGCGCAGACACGCTGCGCTACCAGGCCAACAACTGCCCCATCTGCAGACTGC ccttCCGAGCCCTGCTCCAAATCCGCGCGGTGAGGAAGAAGCCCGGGGCACTCTCCCCCGTGTCCTTCAGCCCCGTCCTGGCGCAGACCATGGAGCACGACGACCACTCG ACCTCAGACAACATCCCCCCGGGCTTTGAGCCCATCTCCCTGCTGGAGGCCCTGAACGGGCTGCGCTCCGTGTCCCCCTCCATCCCCTCGGCCCCCCTTTACGACGAAATCAACTTCTCGGGGGGCATGGGAGAGCCCCTGCCTCTGTCCGGCCGGCCGCTGGGCTCGGCGGAGCGCTCCGCGGACGCTGGGCTGCAGAAGGGGAAGGTTAGCAAGTCACCTGACAG CACCCTGAGGTCCCCGTCGTCCCCCATccaggaggaggatgaggaaaaGCTCTCAGAGGTCTCTGACGCACAGCCTCACGCTCTGCTGTCCAGCAGCCTCGCTTCAACTGAG GCCACAGCAGCTGAAGAAGCTCCAGAGTCGGTCACCCCGGATGAAG AGGACCGGCCGCGCTCTGTGACCGAGATCCTTCAGGACTGCAGCAGCGAGCACAGCTGCCTGACCAAGACCGACAGCGACCCGCCCGTGGAGCTGTCTCTGCCAG ggTCATCAGAGTCCACAGAGAGTCTGAAGAGCCAGAGCACCAACAGCTCCAGCCAGCCCCTCCTGTGTCCCCCCAGCAGCCTGCACATCGAGGACGAGCAGCTCACCCCATAG
- the foxj1b gene encoding forkhead box protein J1-B, with protein sequence MPVLTCPEIAAKFKEKWLMLHPEDQDNINGSMNLDDSLTSLQWLQDFSILSANLERPPSSSYLPHHFYHKHLHPRGTDSPASPPAGDTAATGMPQCLGNPITSSSTSVNAGGTSYLHPQAVNYVHHRQIAAPSHPPEEIDYKTNHHVKPPYSYATLICMAMQASKQTKITLSAIYNWITENFCYYRHAEPSWQNSIRHNLSLNKCFMKVPRQKDEPGKGGFWQIDPQYADMFVNGVFKRRRMPATHFNTQRQSKMSPIPESSHSSTAQGYQNGPQQGTGHFQTPMGPHQRAGLSNKRKQPMPKRSAKLARGSKSPLLAAEVKSETEALKGDFDWASVFDDVFNGSGSNFEDLDINAALSSLGCELDMSFQGRHPVGMGKWCGSGVEQACSYMEMGGSMGDPQLQQPLPHPQHFEELALFSEHQRHPWEELKEEAQAIPITMDHGFSFCEGFFAEMQPWERVESYL encoded by the exons ATGCCTGTACTAACGTGTCCTGAAATCGCCGCCAAGTTTAAGGAGAAGTGGCTGATGCTCCATCCCGAAGACCAGGACAATATCAACGGCTCAATGAATCTGGATGATAGCCTAACCAGCCTCCAGTGGCTCCAGGACTTCTCCATCCTTAGCGCTAACCTTGAAAGACCTCCCAGTTCCAGTTACCTCCCGCACCACTTTTATCACAAACATTTGCACCCGCGAGGCACCGACTCGCCCGCTAGCCCGCCCGCTGGGGACACGGCGGCTACAGGTATGCCACAGTGCCTGGGAAACCCCATTACTTCCAGTAGCACCTCTGTCAACGCAGGTGGTACCAGTTACCTGCACCCGCAAGCAGTAAACTACGTGCACCACCGGCAGATTGCAGCGCCCAGTCATCCGCCTGAGGAGATTGACTATAAAACGAACCATCATGTGAAACCGCCGTATTCTTACGCAACGCTTATCTGTATGGCCATGCAAGCCAGCAAGCAAACCAAGATCACCCTGTCCGCCATCTATAACTGGATCACAGAGAACTTCTGTTACTACAGGCACGCTGAGCCCAGTTGGCAG AACTCCATCCGCCACAACCTGTCTCTCAACAAGTGCTTCATGAAGGTGCCCAGACAGAAGGATGAACCAGGCAAAGGAGGCTTCTGGCAGATTGATCCCCAGTATGCTGACATGTTTGTCAATGGTGTCTTCAAGCGTAGGCGAATGCCAGCTACTCACTTCAACACCCAGAGGCAGAGCAAGATGTCCCCCATCCCGGAATCCTCCCACAGTTCTACTGCCCAGGGGTACCAAAATGGCCCCCAGCAAGGCACGGGGCACTTCCAGACTCCCATGGGACCTCATCAGAGGGCAGGTTTGAGCAACAAACGTAAACAGCCCATGCCCAAGCGGAGTGCTAAGTTAGCAAGGGGCTCCAAATCCCCACTGCTAGCCGCTGAGGTGAAAAGTGAGACTGAGGCGCTGAAGGGAGATTTTGACTGGGCTTCAGTGTTCGACGATGTGTTCAATGGCAGCGGCAGCAACTTTGAGGACCTGGACATCAACGCGGCCCTGAGCTCACTAGGCTGCGAGCTGGACATGTCTTTTCAGGGCCGCCACCCTGTGGGGATGGGGAAGTGGTGCGGCAGCGGGGTAGAGCAGGCCTGTAGCTACATGGAAATGGGCGGTTCCATGGGGGACCCTCAGCTGCAGCAGCCActgccacacccacagcacttTGAAGAGCTGGCCCTGTTCTCCGAGCATCAGCGGCACCCctgggaggagctgaaggaggaagCCCAGGCCATCCCTATCACCATGGACCATGGCTTCAGCTTCTGTGAAGGCTTCTTTGCCGAGATGCAGCCATGGGAGAGGGTGGAGTCTTACCTGTga